The Fulvia fulva chromosome 6, complete sequence genome includes a window with the following:
- a CDS encoding putative extracellular serine carboxypeptidase, with amino-acid sequence MPADIFIAKRNFHTNKHDKHTPASIYTLALVLYHGMRTTRCDFIRHTPLQCDDPPPPVSLHASSVLACGLSRLSSATLRHRRKRYRMAGRIVCGCLPRLNHVENRTQLHFATLNDHLCMYSHCRLTPAMQKSQLAAALLHIAGAYGTSDSTPSRLESRQARPSTYAAHTIDQPIDHAQFHNDCKYEPHTNATFKQRYFFDDTYYQAGGPVFLYIGGETSGESRFSNLETGIIQIRMNATNGLGIILENRYYGESYPYNSSTTDELRFLTTDQTIADNEYFAKHAVFPGVNGSLSPADTPWILYGGSLAGAQTAFSLKTYPGTLWGGIASSGTSLATLGAETWFDPYQKFGPQDCIGSLNAIVDKIDEVFESGNVAHIAHMKSIFGLQDLTNLDFAQAIAYPLGNPGNYPTSTWQELNWHPAYSSDDIFLFCTNITNANAPENITSTDYTLAPYTRNETWTNLGNYANYIKSYLTPATCEANQTIIDCYAITPNTTSYIGSSANNAGRSYLYSTCTEQGAYLAARQNSTQPSLLSRIVTPAYQQQWCTWAFPAGTHNKIPSTPDLDAYNKFGGNSVIADRLAHIDGEQDVWLPLCYHADSAPKRFTRNATDAYLHPQLLITGGGHHWDSYGILDVEAEPSFIREAHHWEIRVVKKWIEMFDDQKKGT; translated from the exons ATGCCTGCAGACATCTTCATCGCCAAGAGAAATTTTCATACAAATAAGCACGACAAGCATACCCCAGCAAGCATCTATACCTTGGCTCTAGTGCTTTATCATGGTATGCGAACCACACGATGCGACTTCATCCGCCATACCCCACTTCAATGTGACGATCCTCCACCGCCAGTGTCGCTACATGCTTCTTCGGTCTTAGCTTGTGGCCTATCTCGTCTTTCCAGTGCAACATTACGACACCGAAGGAAGCGTTATCGAATGGCTGGTCGGATCGTGTGCGGCTGCCTGCCCAGGTTGAACCATGTAGAGAATCGAACTCAACTTCACTTCGCAACTCTCAACGATCATCTCTGTATGTATTCACATTGTAGACTGACGCCGGCCATGCAAAAGTCACAGCTAGCAGCAGCTCTGCTGCACATTGCTGGTGCTTATGGCACATCCGACAGCACACCTTCTCGGCTTGAATCACGACAGGCAAGACCCAGCACATATGCAGCTCACACAATCGACCAACCA ATTGATCATGCCCAATTTCACAACGACTGCAAGTACGAACCACACACCAACGCAACCTTCAAGCAACGCTACTTCTTCGACGACACCTACTACCAGGCAGGAGGGCCAGTCTTCCTCTACATCGGAGGCGAGACCAGTGGCGAGAGCCGCTTCTCGAACTTGGAAACCGGCATCATCCAGATCCGGATGAATGCCACCAACGGCCTCGGCATCATCCTTGAGAATCGCTACTATGGCGAGAGTTACCCGTACAACTCATCTACCACGGATGAGCTGCGTTTCTTGACTACCGATCAAACGATTGCGGACAATGAGTACTTCGCCAAACATGCCGTCTTCCCTGGCGTCAATGGCAGCTTAAGCCCAGCGGATACACCCTGGATTCTGTACGGTGGCAGTTTGGCCGGTGCTCAGACCGCGTTCTCTCTGAAGACGTACCCAGGAACTCTATGGGGTGGCATCGCATCAAGTGGCACTTCATTAGCAACTTTGGGTGCCGAGACCTGGTTTGACCCATACCAAAAGTTCGGTCCTCAAGATTGCATTGGCAGCCTCAACGCCATCGTCGACAAGATTGACGAAGTCTTCGAAAGTGGTAACGTAGCTCACATTGCACACATGAAGTCCATCTTCGGCCTCCAAGACCTCACCAATCTCGACTTCGCCCAAGCAATCGCCTATCCTCTGGGCAATCCTGGTAACTATCCCACGTCAACCTGGCAAGAACTAAACTGGCACCCAGCTTACAGCTCGGACGATATCTTCCTGTTCTGCACCAACATCACAAACGCCAACGCACCCGAAAACATCACTTCAACCGACTACACCCTCGCGCCATACACCCGCAACGAAACCTGGACGAACCTAGGCAACTACGCAAACTACATCAAATCCTACCTCACGCCCGCCACCTGCGAAGCCAACCAAACAATCATCGACTGCTACGCCATAACCCCCAACACAACCTCCTACATCGGCAGTAGCGCCAACAACGCAGGCCGCTCATATCTCTACAGCACATGTACCGAGCAAGGAGCCTATCTCGCTGCACGCCAGAACAGCACCCAGCCCTCCCTCCTATCCCGTATCGTAACACCAGCGTACCAGCAACAATGGTGCACATGGGCGTTCCCAGCAGGCACACACAACAAGATCCCATCCACCCCCGATTTGGACGCATACAACAAATTCGGTGGCAACAGCGTGATCGCAGATCGCCTGGCGCATATTGATGGAGAGCAGGATGTGTGGTTGCCGTTGTGTTATCATGCGGACAGTGCGCCGAAAAGGTTCACGAGGAATGCGACGGATGCGTATTTGCATCCGCAGCTGCTGATCACGGGTGGAGGACACCACTGGGATAGTTATGGGATTCTGGACGTCGAAGCGGAACCTTCGTTTATCAGGGAAGCTCACCACTGGGAGATCAGGGTTGTGAAGAAGTGGATTGAAATGTTCGACGATCAGAAGAAGGGGACGTAG
- a CDS encoding AB hydrolase superfamily protein has translation MAAITIGEARAKLNTPSPGFSEALRARPFPDLTGGDPNARRGVEIRQNRKDHLQRIRHLYTIPGPIPDHVREYEHHITARDGHRLRLLIYVPVQKPDAGSPLFTFHEGGWSLGDVSDCNQECRMFARDLGCVCVNVDYRLAPEYAFPTGVLDAWDAVKWAAATASPSSEVLPADPKLGFVVGGSSAGANFSAVIALLSRDENLSPSITGQWLSVPALLWHTATPDKWKDILQSRYEAKSDPILNVLAQASAIMECLKPDLGSPLFSPMLNPSFKELAPAYIQVAGLDPVLDEGILYEQELRKWGVTTKLGYYGGVPHMFHCNWPEMLVARKYVQDTLEGVRWLLEVGRKR, from the exons ATGGCTGCTATCACGATAGGAGAAGCACGAGCAAAGCTCAACACACCTAGCCCAGGGTTTTCGGAG GCACTGCGGGCACGACCTTTCCCTGATCTTACTGGCGGTGATCCGAACGCCAGACGTGGCGTAGAGATTCGCCAGAATCGTAAAGATCATCTCCAACGTATCCGACACCTCTACACAATACCGGGACCCATTCCCGATCATGTCCGGGAATACGAACACCACATCACTGCGCGAGATGGCCATCGGTTACGTCTGTTGATATATGTGCCTGTCCAAAAGCCAGATGCTGGTTCTCCTCTGTTT ACTTTCCACGAAGGTGGCTGGTCGCTCGGTGATGTATCTGATTGCAATCAGGAGTGCAGGATGTTTGCTCGTGATCTAGGCTGTGTCTGTGTGAATGTCGACTACCGGCTTGCGCCAGAGTACGCATTTCCAACAGGTGTGCTGGATGCTTGGGATGCT GTCAAATGGGCGGCAGCAACAGCATCGCCATCGTCTGAGGTACTGCCGGCGGACCCGAAGCTTGGCTTTGTAGTCGGTGGCTCATCTGCAGGGGCCAACTTCTCG GCTGTCATCGCCCTGCTATCTCGAGACGAGAATCTGAGTCCGTCCATTACTGGCCAATGGCTCTCCGTGCCAGCTCTCCTCTGGCATACAGCCACTCCAGACAAGTGGAAAGACATTCTTCAAAGCCGCTACGAAGCAAAGTCCGATCCAATTCTGAACGTGCTTGCGCAAGCGTCTGCCATCATGGAATGTCTCAAGCCAGATCTCGGCAGTCCACTGTTCAGTCCCATGCTCAACCCGAGCTTCAAGGAGCTAGCACCAGCTTACATACAAGTCGCTGGTCTCGATCCGGTGTTGGACGAAGGAATACTATACGAGCAAGAATTGAGAAAGTGGGGAGTCACGACGAAGCTAGGTTACTACGGAGGCGTTCCTCATATGTTCCACTGCAATTGGCCGGAGATGCTAGTGGCTCGGAAGTATGTGCAAGATACTCTAGAAGGCGTCCGATGGTTACTCGAAGTCGGCAGGAAACGATAG
- a CDS encoding Spliceosome-associated protein 49, with product MSGARHWEQDKDSTLYVGNLDERCTDALVWELMLQAGPVINVHLPKDRVTQSHQGYGFVEFGSEDDADYACKIMNQIRLWGKPIRVNKASADKRSGENGGLGGGAGVGAELFVGNLDTLVDEKVLYETFSRFGPLVAAPKVARDESNLSKGYGFVSYATFESSDQAIEHMHGQYLMNKEITVQYAYKKDGKGERHGDAAERALAAQARKHGVEVAIPALPAALVMPNNTPSAPAAMNGYPVGGPVGGLPPPNGMPPRPISTPQAPPSYGGYGHQAYGAPPTPTGFGNLPQPTMTGTIPNGAALPSRQQYNQSPLQAPPPAAGLPARPPPGNGGYGGPQAAPGMQAGFQGMHPPPMGFPPANLPPPPAGFPPQQFRQAPPPSGFPPPRQ from the coding sequence ATGTCTGGCGCACGGCATTGGGAACAAGACAAAGACAGCACACTCTACGTTGGCAACCTCGACGAACGCTGCACCGATGCTCTGGTCTGGGAATTGATGCTTCAAGCTGGACCTGTGATCAACGTGCACTTACCCAAAGATCGCGTGACACAATCGCACCAAGGATATGGCTTCGTGGAGTTTGGAAGTGAAGATGACGCAGATTATGCCTGCAAGATCATGAATCAGATCAGGTTATGGGGAAAACCGATTCGAGTCAACAAGGCCAGTGCAGACAAGAGGAGTGGAGAGAATGGCGGGCTGGGAGGAGGTGCGGGTGTTGGCGCGGAACTCTTCGTTGGCAATTTGGACACACTGGTGGACGAGAAAGTGCTGTACGAGACTTTCAGCCGGTTTGGTCCTCTGGTCGCTGCTCCAAAGGTCGCGAGAGACGAGAGCAACCTCAGCAAAGGATATGGTTTCGTCAGCTACGCAACCTTCGAGAGCTCAGACCAAGCCATCGAACATATGCATGGCCAGTATTTGATGAACAAGGAGATCACAGTGCAATATGCATACAAGAAGGACGGCAAGGGCGAGAGACACGGAGACGCAGCAGAACGAGCACTCGCAGCACAAGCACGGAAACATGGTGTCGAAGTCGCCATACCTGCACTCCCCGCAGCACTCGTCATGCCAAACAACACGCCCTCCGCACCAGCTGCTATGAATGGCTACCCTGTAGGAGGACCAGTCGGCGGTCTCCCTCCACCGAACGGCATGCCACCACGACCAATCTCAACACCACAAGCACCGCCTTCATATGGCGGCTACGGACATCAAGCATACGGCGCACCGCCTACACCGACAGGTTTTGGCAATCTTCCACAACCAACCATGACTGGCACAATACCAAACGGAGCCGCTCTACCAAGCAGACAACAATACAATCAATCACCACTACAAGCCCCGCCACCTGCTGCTGGCTTGCCTGCACGACCACCACCCGGCAATGGAGGTTACGGAGGACCGCAGGCGGCTCCTGGCATGCAGGCTGGATTCCAGGGCATGCACCCACCGCCTATGGGGTTCCCACCTGCGAACCTGCCTCCACCACCGGCTGGGTTTCCACCACAGCAGTTTAGACAAGCGCCACCACCGTCTGGATTTCCACCGCCACGACAGTAA
- a CDS encoding Mitochondrial import receptor subunit tom7, with protein MAWMQLSEESKERIARVIDISRVAIHYGYLPLIIYLGYTRSNPRPSLIRLFSPLAQ; from the exons ATGGCCTGGATGCAATTGTCAGAGGAGAGCAAG GAGCGCATCGCGCGTGTCATCGACATCTCACGAGTCGCCATCCACTA CGGCTACCTCCCTCTCATCATCTATCTCGGATACACTCGAAGCAACCCACGGCCGTCGTTGATCAG ACTTTTCTCTCCACTCGCGCAATAG
- a CDS encoding putative 60S ribosomal protein L28e yields MAIGGENISNDLIWEITRGNNAFLVKRKQAGGVQFSRDPLNLVNKHSRKYEGYVNAQAIGIQPDSNTITLTTKTSSANKPAKLYQTSSFNASTPTRKLYKSVVNSTAKKGYRSDLRAEAVARASAVRSSQREKKQRSTETKLRGAKARKAEESS; encoded by the exons ATGGCAATCGGCGGCGAGAACATCAGCAACGACCTGATCTGGGAGATCACCC GCGGCAACAATGCCTTCCTCGTGAAGCGCAAGCAAGCCGGCGGCGTCCAGTTCTCGCGCGACCCTCTCAACTTGGTCAACAAGCACTCCCGCAAGTACGAGGGTTACGTTAACGCACAG GCCATCGGCATCCAACCCGACAGCAACACCATAACCCTCACAACCAAGACCTCATCCGCCAACAAGCCCGCAAAGCTCTACCAAACTTCCTCCTTCAACGCCTCAACCCCAACCCGCAAGCTCTACAAGTCCGTCGTCAACTCCACCGCCAAGAAGGGCTACCGCTCGGATCTGCGCGCCGAGGCTGTCGCTCGCGCATCCGCTGTGAGGAGCTCACAGAGGGAGAAGAAGCAGCGTTCTACTGAGACCAAGTTGAGGGGCGCTAAGGcgaggaaggccgaggagTCGTCGTAG
- a CDS encoding Beta-1,2-xylosyltransferase 1, which translates to MRASLRLAGLVACIITIGWFLHARLYNLSASAVSRLDLPECHNNELHEISEAITNATATWDETLEHRTTTLAQAAAEYRRRRGRHPPPGFDVWHERAARAGAVLVEDFFDQIYHDLELFWGIRASDMRASIAKWSPFFQIRNGKASEISGGRARSRSWAGLVASIARDLPDMDLALNGLDEPIVIASWKTVDNAMYHASIQAKRMEAIPLAEFSQTFAASRTNPQSVPGHKPKPRARWNSKRDKFHEAIRGACPPESTLRKNGTGLDHHSNMPIGLPGNITSQRDLCEQPELMTSHGYLLSPDSINFTTSPIPIFSTAKTRVNNDILLPDPAYYENKAHSGKDFWGDWSNSFAWQDKVHGLIWRGAGTGGANCINEYSKYHRHRFVARLNATSIDNHYDSDTTFTSWLPGHANASFTRLFCDKITSVAEHFSVAKSMKMSSQYKWKYLPDIDGNTLSGRFRAFMRSNSAVMKATIFTEWHDARLMPWKHYIPLEMSYGNIYEIMKYFLGYPGQCAHDREGERIAREGREWAEKVLRKEDMLIYVHRLLLEYARIVDDDRDRLGYVQDLLDERN; encoded by the coding sequence ATGAGAGCTTCCCTACGGCTTGCTGGTCTTGTAGCATGCATCATCACCATCGGCTGGTTCTTGCACGCTCGCCTGTACAATCTATCAGCATCAGCAGTGAGCCGACTAGATCTACCGGAATGTCATAATAACGAGCTCCATGAGATCAGCGAAGCTATCACGAATGCCACGGCAACCTGGGACGAAACATTGGAGCACCGAACCACAACTCTAGCACAAGCCGCCGCCGAATATCGAAGACGGCGGGGTCGCCATCCACCTCCTGGCTTCGATGTATGGCACGAACGCGCCGCCCGGGCTGGGGCCGTCCTCGTAGAAGATTTCTTCGACCAGATCTACCATGATCTCGAGCTGTTCTGGGGCATTCGGGCTTCGGACATGCGAGCCTCAATTGCCAAATGGTCGCCATTCTTCCAGATTCGCAATGGCAAGGCCTCAGAAATCTCCGGAGGTCGAGCAAGATCGAGATCATGGGCGGGTCTGGTGGCTAGCATAGCTCGAGATCTGCCAGATATGGACCTAGCACTGAACGGCCTGGACGAACCGATCGTGATAGCCTCATGGAAGACCGTGGACAACGCAATGTATCATGCTTCGATTCAAGCCAAACGAATGGAGGCCATACCGTTGGCGGAATTTTCGCAGACCTTCGCAGCTAGTCGAACCAATCCGCAGTCTGTTCCTGGACACAAACCGAAACCACGAGCTAGGTGGAACTCGAAGCGGGACAAATTCCATGAGGCCATCCGGGGAGCGTGTCCTCCTGAGTCGACATTGAGGAAGAACGGTACCGGGCTTGATCATCACAGCAACATGCCGATAGGACTTCCAGGGAATATCACTTCACAGAGGGACCTCTGTGAGCAACCAGAGTTGATGACGAGTCATGGCTACCTCTTAAGTCCGGACTCTATCAACTTCACTACCTCCCCCATCCCAATCTTCAGCACTGCCAAGACCAGGGTTAACAATGACATCCTGCTCCCAGATCCTGCTTACTACGAAAATAAAGCACACTCCGGCAAAGACTTCTGGGGCGACTGGAGTAACAGCTTCGCGTGGCAGGACAAAGTCCACGGCCTCATCTGGAGAGGAGCTGGGACTGGAGGCGCAAATTGCATCAATGAGTACTCCAAATATCATCGGCATCGATTCGTGGCTCGTCTCAATGCGACATCCATCGATAATCATTACGACTCGGATACGACCTTCACATCATGGCTTCCTGGTCATGCTAACGCATCCTTCACCCGGCTATTCTGCGATAAGATCACCTCGGTTGCAGAACACTTCAGCGTCGCGAAGTCTATGAAGATGAGTTCCCAGTACAAATGGAAGTACCTGCCAGACATCGACGGCAACACTCTGTCAGGCCGATTTCGGGCTTTTATGCGTAGCAACAGTGCGGTCATGAAAGCGACCATCTTCACAGAGTGGCATGACGCTCGACTGATGCCTTGGAAGCATTATATACCCCTCGAGATGTCTTACGGCAACATTTATGAGATCATGAAGTACTTTTTGGGATATCCTGGTCAGTGTGCACATGATAGAGAAGGTGAGAGAATTGCGAGGGAGGGAAGGGAGTGGGCGGAGAAAGTACTGAGGAAGGAGGACATGCTGATCTATGTGCATCGTCTGCTGTTGGAATATGCTCGCATTGTGGATGATGATCGGGATAGGCTGGGTTATGTCCAGGACTTGCTGGATGAAAGAAACTGA
- a CDS encoding putative inositol polyphosphate 5-phosphatase, with protein sequence MAQNRDGPDTTSLRPLSALRSQFESLGKDDAAPPSPVGQKPAWLSAQNTGARPKTAGGESSAVGTGSSTAGAPVVPTTPIAPTARKLKPGPPPPRPSSIMFNTPHPHSPPLVTVDSPRSPQKTFSIDMRSSTSLGSTPVQPLTPQRTSESPKSHSRNISRAATPALEARAAAFLQSADSPVAKDAPQLPAPNFNLKQEPKKEAPSINRAAKPRVPTKPLVLAKKPSNLAAPEAEAHLSDRSISPFSTPPSSEGSSPDGRKGLPIPKQPPQKSTTAAPVTQRPRNDSDASWAQRLRGDSDASFASRARGESDASFVESSSLPDSWTSAPTHPAVAANKDPRANGFTRSPTMPARYRSIQGRQAPSTEDLQEDRPRLPVRPELQTRRHSPPKARSGRASPSKLSNVLATRKSSDGLRRPFAAAEAESVPRIPAIKTAHKSALSQGFGGVAIPSSAPAVQAAPRSMLTQDLQRAKPPSTAPAIPAPRRSMDSRRPPPPPPTATASAITTHDGAGHSRDDQEDIAPYGLNSDQVAGPQDFPDATQANRRAPKFKVRPWQIPTEYDTRLFAICGEYLCTSGYITKAWNIRTGAQLLQLENQKENVKVTSIVFKPSPEIEDEGKRMWLGTNSGDIHEVDIPSERIVKTKTNAHPRREVICMFRYASELWTMDDGGDLYVWRPDHKGMPSLDSQTHNWRVPKNQSYAIATGRQLWIAQGRDIRVYYPSVQSDTDFQVLKSPLNQPSAGEITCGATLDGKQELIYFGHSDGKVSVYNRKNYTCQAVVNVSLYKISSLTGVGDYLWAGYSTGMAYVYDTSTSPWTVKKDWKAHEKPILGIQADPSAMWKMGRLNVVTLGTDQLLRIWDGMLQDDWVESQMHSRDSEFCTFREMTAAVLTWNAGASKPSHLGHSHDDNEFLREFMTYREAPDIFVFGFQELVDLEDKKVTAKSLFKSKKKDPADQEHMSRQYRAWRDHLAKSLDDHMPNSETYTLLHTASMVGLFTCIFVRASIRPRIRHVHTSEVKRGMGGHHGNKGALILRMVMDDSSLCFINCHLAAGQTHTMHRNNDIAEILEANALPPYPLDQSEADHGDVFAGGGDGSMIMDHEICVLNGDLNYRIDTMGRDAVIKQVQQGNLAKLLERDQLLLSRKKNPGFRLRAFQESQITFAPTYKYNVHTDDYDTSEKKRAPAWCDRILYRGLGKVKLEDYQRWDQLRISDHRPVSGRLRLRIKTVDQDKRDVVWEKCGKEFEGVSQRIARAAQLEYLTNILGMSPKEAATALQGTVS encoded by the exons ATGGCACAGAATCGAGATGGGCCGGATACCACATCTTTGAGACCACTTTCGGCACTGCGATCGCAGTTCGAGAGCCTAGGGAAGGACGATGCCGCACCTCCGTCGCCCGTCGGGCAGAAGCCAGCATGGCTCAGCGCACAAAATACAGGAGCGAGACCGAAGACTGCTGGAGGAGAAAGCAGTGCAGTCGGGACGGGATCGAGTACCGCTGGGGCTCCTGTGGTACCGACGACACCGATCGCACCGACAGCACGAAAGTTGAAGCCAGGCCCGCCTCCACCACGACCCTCTTCTATCATGTTCAATACACCACACCCGCACTCTCCGCCTTTGGTCACAGTGGACTCCCCTCGATCACCGCAGAAGACATTCTCGATCGATATGCGCTCGTCCACATCCCTTGGCAGCACTCCGGTCCAACCTCTAACACCACAACGAACGTCAGAATCGCCCAAGTCTCACTCGCGGAATATCAGTAGGGCTGCTACTCCCGCGCTGGAAGCTCGAGCAGCTGCGTTCTTGCAATCTGCAGATTCACCTGTCGCCAAAGATGCGCCTCAACTCCCGGCACCGAATTTCAATTTAAAGCAGGAGCCTAAGAAAGAAGCGCCGTCGATCAATCGAGCTGCGAAGCCGAGAGTCCCTACAAAACCACTTGTCTTGGCCAAAAAGCCCAGCAACCTCGCTGCCCCGGAGGCTGAGGCACACTTGTCTGATCGGAGCATTTCACCTTTTAGTACGCCACCCAGTAGCGAGGGCAGCTCGCCCGATGGCAGGAAGGGTCTACCAATACCGAAGCAGCCTCCTCAAAAGTCGACGACTGCTGCTCCTGTGACGCAGAGACCTCGTAACGATTCTGATGCCTCTTGGGCACAACGACTTCGTGGCGATTCTGATGCGTCCTTTGCTAGCCGTGCGCGTGGTGAATCCGATGCATCATTTGTGGAGTCGTCTTCACTACCGGACAGCTGGACCTCAGCGCCGACTCATCCTGCAGTCGCAGCGAACAAAGATCCGCGCGCTAATGGCTTCACGCGATCGCCAACAATGCCTGCGCGGTATCGATCAATCCAGGGTCGACAAGCTCCAAGCACTGAAGACCTACAAGAAGATAGGCCGAGGCTGCCAGTGAGACCTGAATTGCAGACTCGTCGTCACAGCCCTCCCAAAGCTCGCTCGGGCAGGGCCAGTCCAAGCAAGCTCTCCAATGTGCTGGCAACGAGGAAGTCGTCTGATGGGCTACGGCGACCATTTGCTGCCGCCGAGGCAGAGAGTGTGCCCCGGATCCCAGCCATAAAGACTGCGCACAAATCGGCTCTATCGCAAGGCTTTGGCGGCGTAGCAATACCTTCTTCTGCGCCCGCGGTACAAGCTGCGCCCAGGTCAATGTTGACACAAGATTTACAAAGAGCGAAGCCTCCATCCACAGCTCCGGCGATACCTGCACCACGTAGATCCATGGACTCTCGACGTCCTCCGCCGCCACCGCCCACGGCTACAGCTTCCGCGATTACCACGCATGATGGAGCTGGACATTCGCGTGACGACCAAGAGGATATTGCCCCGTACGGCTTGAATAGTGATCAAGTGGCAGGTCCACAAGACTTCCCGGATGCGACGCAAGCAAATCGACGAGCACCGAAGTTCAAAGTCAGGCCTTGGCAGATCCCAACCGAATATGACACGAGGCTATTCGCGATCTGCGGCGAGTATCTATGCACGAGTGGATACATCACGAAAGCCTGGAATATACGGACTGGCGCGCAGCTTCTGCAACTGGAGAACCAAAAGGAGAATGTCAAAGTCACTTCCATCGTTTTCAAGCCCTCACCTGAAATAGAAGACGAAGGCAAACGGATGTGGCTCGGAACCAATTCTGGTGACATACACGAAGTCGACATACCGTCTGAGCGTATCGTGAAGACAAAGACCAATGCGCACCCAAGACGAGAAGTGATTTGCATGTTCCGCTATGCTTCCGAACTCTGGACTATGGACGATGGAGGCGACCTGTACGTATGGCGGCCAGATCATAAGGGTATGCCGAGTCTGGACTCACAGACCCACAATTGGCGCGTCCCAAAGAACCAAAGCTATGCGATTGCCACCGGCAGGCAGCTTTGGATAGCACAAGGCAGGGACATCAGGGTGTACTACCCTAGTGTCCAGTCAGATACGGACTTTCAAGTGCTAAAGAGTCCTCTCAATCAGCCATCCGCCGGTGAAATAACCTGCGGTGCCACCTTGGATGGCAAACAGGAGCTCATCTACTTCGGCCATTCTGACGGGAAGGTGAGCGTGTACAATCGCAAGAACTACACATGCCAAGCAGTTGTCAACGTCAGCCTGTATAAGATAAGTTCTCTTACAGGTGTCGGTGACTACCTCTGGGCAGGCTATAGCACGGGAATGGCCTATGTATACGACACTTCTACAAGTCCATGGACTGTGAAGAAGGACTGGAAGGCCCACGAGAAGCCTATTCTTGGAATTCAGGCGGATCCCTCGGCCATGTGGAAGATGGGCCGTCTCAATGTTGTCACATTGGGGACTGATCAGCTTCTGAGGATCTGGGACGGTATGCTGCAGGACGACTGGGTTGAAAGCCAGATGCACAGTCGCGATTCAGAATTCTGCACCTTCAGGGAGATGACTGCGGCGGTACTGACATGGAATGCTGGAGCTTCGAAGCCCTCGCATCTCGGCCACAGTCATGACGACAATGAGTTCCTCCGCGAGTTCATGACGTATCGCGAGGCACCCGACATCTTCGTATTCGGGTTCCAAGAGCTCGTCGACCTTGAAGACAAGAAGGTCACCGCCAAATCGCTGTTCAAGAGCAAGAAGAAAGATCCTGCTGACCAGGAGCATATGTCGCGCCAATACCGAGCATGGCGAGACCATCTTGCGAAGAGTCTCGACGACCACATGCCAAACAGCGAGACGTACACCCTGTTACACACTGCGAGTATGGTAGGACTGTTCACCTGCATCTTCGTCAGAGCTTCCATCCGTCCACGTATACGACATGTGCACACCTCGGAGGTCAAGCGAGGCATGGGTGGCCACCACGGCAACAAGGGAGCTCTGATCTTGCGCATGGTCATGGATGACAGCAGTCTGTGCTTCATCAACTGCCATCTTGCTGCAGGACAGACCCACACAATGCATCGTAACAACGACATCGCGGAAATACTGGAAGCTAACGCGCTGCCGCCGTATCCACTCGACCAAAGCGAAGCAGACCATGGCGATGTCTTCGCTGGCGGTGGCGATGGCAGCATGATAATGGATCATGAGATATGTGTTTTGAACGGTGATCTTAATTACCGGATCGATACGATGGGGAGAGACGCGGTGATCAAGCAGGTCCAACAAGGTAACCTTGCGAAACTGCTCGAGCGTGACCAGCTGCTACTGAGCAGAAAGAAGAATCCCGGATTCCGCTTACGAGCGTTCCAGGAGTCTCAGATCACGTTCGCGCCGACCTACAAATACAACGTACATACTGACGATTATGACACATCGGAGAAGAAAAGGGCGCCGGCATGGTGTGATCGGATACTCTATCGCGGGCTTGGTAAGGTCAAGCTCGAGGACTACCAGAGGTGGGATCAGTTGAGGATATCCGATCATCGTCCTGTGAGTGGAAGGCTACGACTGCGCATCAAGACTGTTGATCAGGACAAGAGGGACGTTGTGTGGGAGAAGTGTGGGAAGGAGTTTGAAGGCGTGAGCCAGCGCATTGCTCGCGCTGCACA ACTCGAATACCTCACCAATATCCTGGGCATGTCTCCTAAAGAAGCCGCTACAGCACTACAGGGCACAGTATCGTAG
- a CDS encoding UPF0357 protein, translated as MAFLFYTISFAMIIIATALYITRNTWKPYAPPIPYITAPGTIPEPLYDISERIQNYIDSWRYSRVPTNFQEDAEAGLHSSNFNLAENIEAGDSRQGLDEAAKREIYVIMKRRGVVFDEARRMWIEERFRREGIGADGRPLDRKAVVFS; from the exons ATGGCCTTCCTCTTCTACACAATCAGCTTCGCCATGATCATAATAGCGACCGCCCTCTATATCACGCGAAACACCTGGAAACCCTACGCCCCTCCGATCCCCTACATCACCGCCCCCGGCACAATCCCCGAACCACTCTACGACATCTCCGAGAGGATCCAGAACTACATTGATTCGTGGAGGTACTCCCGTGTACCGACTAACTTTCAGGAAGACGCTGAG GCAGGACTCCATTCCTCGAACTTCAACCTCGCCGAGAACATCGAAGCAGGCGATAGTAGGCAGGGCTTGGATGAGGCAGCCAAGAGAGAGATTTATGTCATCATGAAGAGACGGGGTGTGGTGTTTGATGAGGCGAGGAGAATGTGGATAGAGGAGAGGTTTAGGAGGGAGGGCATCGGGGCTGATGGGAGGCCGTTGGATCGGAAAGCGGTTGTGTTCAGTTGA